The segment GGGCTTTTAAACTCCATTTGTTAATGGCTGCTAAAAAGGTGGTTTCGTCGGGAACTATGACGACGCGATCTAGGGTGGGAATGCGCTTATTTAAAGTTGCTATTCGCCGGCCGGTTTGGACGGCCCAAGGTTCGGAGGCATCGGCTTCTAATCGGGCAAAAGGTTTGTTTAATTTTGGTTGCGTTTGTATTAAAATAATCGCCAGGGAGACGATTAAAATTATTACAAAGAATCCCCCAAATAAACGTTTTCCCATAACTGCCTCTATTGTTGCCTTTTGTTATTATACCCTTGGTTTTCTGATTCCCACAACTTTAAAAAGCCGATTTCTCTCAGAAACCGGCTTTTTATTCAGGGTTTAAATTGAGTTGTAGGGCATAGTTTTATTTGCTATTGGCAAAAAGTTTTTGCGTAAAAACTCCATAACTGGGGCTAAAAAATAAAGCTAAAACAAATAATCCTGAGACAACTAAGACAATAGCTGGGCCAGAAGGTAGGTTATAAAAATAACTGAGGTACATTCCGGCAATGCTAGAAAAAATGCCAAGAATTGCGCCTAAAAACATAACTTGATGCAGGCGAGGGACGAGTAAATAAGCTGTGGCACCAGGGGTGATTAATAGGGATAAAACTAGCACCACTCCGACTGCTTTCATGCTGGCAACAACGGTGAGGGCGATTAATACCATTAAGCCAAAATTTAGCCAATTAACCGGCAATCCGACGGCTTTGGCACCGGTGGGATCAAAGGTGTAAAACAGCAGTTCTTTATACAGAAAAACTACTACTAATAAAACTAAACCGGCGATTAAGGCTGTATCTCTAACTTCTGCCGAAGAAACGCCTAAAATATTTCCAAACAAGAAATGATTAAGGTCAATTTTATTGTCTTTTTGCACAAGGGTAATTAAGGTGATTCCCAAGGCAAAAAACGCGGATAAAACAATGCCCATTGCGGCATCTTCTTTGATAGGTGAATGGGTGCGAATCCAAGCAATGGCAACGGTGCTGAGGATACCGGCAATAAAAGCACCGATGAAAATATTTCCCCCTAAAATAAAGGAAATTGCCAGTCCTGGTAAGACAGAATGACTAATGGCATCGCCAAGCAAGGCGAGTCTTTGTACCATTAAATAACTGCCGACAACAGCACAAGTTAATCCCACCAAAATTGCAATAATTAGGGAACGCTGCATAAAGCCGTATTGCAATGGCTCAATTAAGGATTCTAACATAATAGGGAGTGGGAATTTTTGAATGGTTGATGGGGATAATTTTAGGCAGCTTCTGAGAAAAACATGACATGACCACCATAGGCAAGGTAGAGGTTTTCTGGGGTGAGGACTTGTTGACGAGTGCCGGTGGCGATGACTTCTTGATTGAGTAAAATTAAGTCATCAAAATGGGTAATGGATTGGCCTAAATCGTGGTTAACAACTAAGACAATTTTTCCGGCTCCTGCTAGTTCTTGAAATATCTTAAAAATGATGCTTTGGGTTTTTTGATCGATGCCAACAAAGGGCTCATCAAAACAGAAAATTTCGGCTTCTTGAGCGAGGGAACGGGCTAAAAAGACTCGTTGTTGTTGTCCGCCGGAAAGATCGCCTATGCGGCGGTTACGATAGTCGAGCATTCCGACGCGAGATAAAGCATTTTCGGCAATTTTGCGGCTGACTGTGGAAAATCGGCGAAAGAGGCCGGTTTTTCGGACTCTGCCCATCATCACGACATCCCAGACGGTGGCGGGGTATGTCCAGTCTATTTGTGAGCGCTGGGGAACATAGGCGATGCGGTGGAGTTGTTGTGAGAGCGGTGCTGTATCGCACAATACTTGGCCGGTGTGGCTAGAAACTAAGCCTAGCATGGCTTTGAGGAGGGTACTTTTACCGGCCCCATTCGGCCCAATGATGCCGGTGAGCCGGCCACTACGGATAACACAATTAACATCGCGTAAGGCTTCGACGTTGCGGTAGTTGACTCCCAAATGGCTGACGGTGATGCTGGGTGCCGGTTCTGCTGTGTCAAAGGCTTGATAACAATGGGTTTGCCAAGGGTGGCATTTGGTGTGTTTTAGTTGTTTGGAAATGTTCATGGCTAGTGGCTAACTTATATAAAGTGCTTTTTTTGGGTGCGATTTTAACCGCTGCTGTTTGGAAGATTTGGGCAGTTGGGTTGACTTTTTTACCAGCATACCCCAAAAATGAAAGAAAAATGAAAAAATCTATAGACCGGCTTAATCCGATAGATAGAGGTAGCTTATGATTATCAGTCAAAATAGAAGAAACCTTTGGAGAATAGGATTTTTAATTGTTTTGTCCGTCTGGGTTGGTGGGTGTATTCCGCAATCAAAAAATGAGCAAAACACAGCAGGAAATAAGCCGAATGTCGTAGCAACTAGCACAATTATTGAGGATTTGACAGAAGAGATTGCTGGCGATGAAATTAAGCTAACCGGCATTTTAAAACCAGGGACAGATCCTCACGTTTATGAGCCGGTGCCGGCGGATACGGTAGCATTAGAAAAAGCCCAGCTAATTTTGTACAATGGTTATAATTTAGAGCCTGGTTTAATTAAGTTGATGAAAACGGCGGGAGGCAATGCCAAACAGGTGCCGGTGGGTGAAGTTTCCCAACCGTTGCAATTAGAAAAAAATGGCGAAAATGTACCCGATCCGCACGTTTGGGGAGATGTAAAAAATGCAATTAAAATGGCAAAGGCGATTCGAGATGAGTTAATAACGCTTTCTCCAGAAGACAAAGATAAATTTACACAAAATGCAGCAAAACTAACCGCAGAATTGCAAAGTTTAGATGAATGGATTAGCAAACAAATTGCTACAATACCGCCAAATCAACGGCGATTAGTGACAACTCACGATGCTTTTCAATATTATGCTAATGCTTATAAATTGGAAATTATCGGAACATTAATCGGAATTAGCACAGAAGAACAACCAAGCGCACAAACCGTGAAAAGATTAGTCGATTCTATTAAATCTGCACGAGTGCCGGCTGTTTTTGCAGAGACAACAATTAACCCAACTTTAATTACAACCGTAGCAGAAGAATCCGGCGTCAAATTAGCACCAAAACAGCTTTATTCTGATTCGGTTGGGGCAGCCGGCAGCGAGGGTGATTCTTATATTAAAATGATTGTGGCTAATACGCGAACTATTGTCGATGCTTTGGGGGGAAAATCTCAGCCGTTTATGCCTTAAGTTTTTTGAGTTATGGTAAAATTTTCCTTTGTTTAAGATTAACATTGTTAGCATGACTCAAAAAAATCTGCTTATTATTATTTGTTTGGTTGCCGGTTTTTTCTTATCCCTGGTGGTGGGGAAAACCTGGTTTTTATCACCGGCACCCCAACGAACAAATTTAACGGTATCCGCTGCGATTAGTCTCACAAATGTTTTGCAAGAAATTCAGCCTCTTTATCAACAAAGTAAGCCGCAAGTTGGGGTTACTTATAATTTTGGGGCTTCCGGTGCATTGCAGCAACAAATTGAACAGGGGGCGCCGGTGGATGTGTTTATTTCCGCTGCTACAAAACAGATGGATGCTTTAGAGAAAAAAGGGTTATTGGTGGAGGATACGCGGCTTAATTTGCTGAGAAACAAGCTAGTTTTAATTACCCCAAAAAACGGCGCTGCAATTAGCAATTTTAAGGATTTAAGCCTGTCAGATATTAAGCGGATAGCAATTGGTGAACCTAAAAGCGTGCCGGCGGGGCAATATGCTCAGGAAGTATTGACAAATTTGGGTACATTTAATCAACTTAAATCAAAGTTAATTCTCGCTAATAACGTCCGGCAAGTTTTGACTTTTGTTGAAACCGGCAATGTCGATGCTGGCATTGTTTATTTAACCGATGCAAAGGAATCAAATAAAGTCCAAATTCGCGCCACAGCCCCGGAAAACTTGCACTCTCCGATTGTTTATCCGGTGGCGGTTTTAAAGAATAGCAAAAATGTTCAAGCCAGCAGAGATTTTGTTGATTTTATGAAAGGCAATAAGGCAAAAGCTGTGTATGAAAGGTACGGATTTGGCGTTTAAATAAAGGCTGGTTTTATTGCGATAGCAAATTAAGTAATGAGGCCAAAAATTGCCTTATTTCAAGGTCAAAAAGCTATGGAAAGTCAATTTGATTTCTCTCCCTTATGGATATCTTTTAAAACAGCCACAACCGCAACAATTATTACTTTTTTCTTAGGAATAGCTACTGCAAAATGGATGCTAGAATATCGCGGCAAAGCCAAACCTGTCATCGAAGGTTTATTGATTTCGCCTTTAGTTTTGCCGCCGACAGTGGTAGGATTTTTGTTGCTATTGTTGTTTGGCAAAAACGGGCCGGTAGGGCAATTTTTATCACCAATTAACATTAATATTATTTTCTCATGGCCGGCCACAGTCATTACAGCAACGGTGGTAGCATTTCCTTTAATGTATAAAACTGCTTTGGGTGCTTTTGAGCAAATTGATGCTAATTTGTTGAGTGCCGGTCGCACATTAGGAGCATCAGAATGGCGAGTTTTTTGGCATATTATGTTACCCTTAGCATGGCCTGGAATTTTAGCTGGGACTATTCTATCTTTTACCCGCGCATTAGGGGAATTTGGCGCAACTTTAATGCTTGCCGGCAATATTCCAGGGCAAACTCAAACAATCCCAATGGCAATTTATTTTGCTGTAGAAGCAGGAGATATCCGACAAGCTTCTCTGTGGGTAATTATTATTTTAGCTATTTCTTTAAGTGTTCTCACAGCCATTAACTTATTGCCAGCAAAAATCAGCCGTCCCCAGGTTATTAGTAAGGTTGAAAAAAATCACTTTATCCCTTCGTTACCTCTGAGCAATAATGATTTTCTGAAAGTAGAAATAGAAAAAGAATTAACCGGCTTTTCTTTAAAAATTGCCATGAATGCCGGTAGAGAAACCTTGGGAATTTTAGGCGCATCTGGGGCTGGCAAAAGTATGATATTGCGCTGCATTGCCGGTTTAGAAACTCCCAGCCAAGGCAAAATTATCTTAAATAATCAAGTTTTATTTGATTCACAGCAAAAAATTAACCTCCCCCCCCACCGGCGCCGCGTTGGAATTGTTTTTCAAAATTATGCCTTATTTCCCCATCTCAATGTCGCTCAAAATATTGCTTTTGGCTTGCATAATTTGCCCAAAAACCAACGAAACCAACTTGTTAGGGAAAAAATCACCCAAATGCAATTACAAGGCTTAGAAAACCGCTATCCGCATCAACTCTCTGGCGGGCAACAACAACGAGTCGCCTTAGCAAGAGCCTTATCCACAGAACCGGCAGCCTTATTATTAGATGAACCATTTTCAGCCCTTGATACTTATTTACGGCATCAACTCGAAAAACAACTAAAAGAAATCTTGATAAATTATCAAGGAGTAGCCTTATTTGTTACTCATAATCTTGAAGAAGCCTATCGCCTTTGTCAAAATTTAATGGTGGTTGATAAAGGAAAAATTGCTGCTAAAGCACCAAAACAAAATATCCTTGAACGTCCTTCTAGTTATGCCGTTGCGCTGTTAACCGGCTGTAAGAATTTTTCCCGAATTAACAAGCGCGGATCTGATTGTGTGGAAGCCCTCGACTGGGGCTGTACATTGCGGGTTAGTGGGCCGGTTTCGGAATCTTTAATTTTGGTGGGAATTCGCGCCCATCACTTAATTTTAACAAAGAATTTCAAAGGAGAAAATATCTTTCCTTGTTGGTTAGCGCAAAGCAGTGAAACTCCATTTAGGATGACACTTTATTTAAAACTTCATTTTCCCGCCACCCATTTGCAAGACTATCATTTGCAAGCAGAATTATTTAAAGAAAAATGGGAAAAAATCAAAGATAAGCCGTTTCCTTGGTATGTAAAATTAGAGCCAAAGCGGTTGATTTTGATGGCAGAGAAGTAAGGGGGGACTAGGGACAGAATGCGTTACCATCGCAGTTGAGTTGTCTGGCACCGGCTTTTTACCCATCCCCACACATTGCCCAACCCCCACAGGATAAGATAATCTAATAAACTGCCAACTACACAATTACAGCAAAATCTCGTGCTCGATCTCAAACAAATCCGCGAAAACTCAGAAGCAATTCAACAACGCCTCAACCTACGCGGCGGAAACTACGATTTACAGCCAATATTACAACTCGACATCGAACAAAGAGAACTCGAAAAAAACCGCTCTCAACTGCAAGCACGCAGTAACGAAATCGGTAAATTAGTCGGCCAAAAAATGAAAGCCGGCACCAAACCAGACGATCCAGAAATCATTTCCCTCAAAGAAGAAGGAAACCAACTCAAAACTCAACTCGCAGAATTAGAACCCCAAGAAAAACAACTCAAAGAACAAATTCAAACCCAACTCCTCACATTTCCCAACCTCCCCAGCGCCACAACTCCCACCGGCGCCTCCGAAGACGAAAATATCGAAATTCGCCGTTGGGGAGATGAATATATCCCCCAAAATTCCGTTTTACCTCATTGGGAAATCGGCGAAAAAATGGGGATTTTAAACTTTGAGCGTTCTGCCAAAATTGCCCAAAGCAGATTTGTAACTTTAATGGGGGCCGGTGCAGCCCTAGAACGTGCTTTAATTAGTTTCATGTTAGACCGGCATATCAAAGCAGGTTACACCGAAGTTATCCCCCCAGTTTTAATCAATACCGCCTCCCTCACCGGCACAGGACAATTACCTAAATTTTCCGAAGAAAGTTTTAAATGTGCCGACGATGATTTATGGCTCGCACCCACCGCAGAAGTACCCGTCACAAACCTCTACCGAGATGAAGTTCTCGAAGCAGAAAAACTACCGATTAATCACTGTGCTTATACTCCTTGTTTTCGCCGCGAAGCCGGCAGTTATGGCAAAGATACACGCGGTTTAATTCGCCTCCATCAATTCAATAAAGTTGAGTTAGTTAAATTTGTTTCCCCAGAAACTTCCGAAGAAGAACACCAAAAACTTGTAGCCGATGCTGAAGCAATTTTACAAGCTTTAAAGTTGCCTTATCGTGTGATTGAACTCTGCACCGGCGACCTTGGCTTTAGTGCTGCGAAATGCTACGATTTGGAAGTATGGCTTCCTTCGGCTGGGAAATATCGTGAGATTTCCAGTTGCTCAAATATCCATGATTTTCAAGCTAGACGTGCCAATATCCGCTTTAAAGAAGCCGGTAAAAAAGGAACTCAATTTTTACACACACTTAACGGTTCTGGTTTGGCTGTTGGACGCACTATGTCGGCAATTTTGGAAAATTATCAGTTAGCTAATGGGACTATTCGTGTGCCTGAAGTTTTACAAGTTTATTTGGGGCGCGAAGTTTTGTAAGATTTAACCGCAGATAAACGCAGATAAACGCAGATGGGTTTTCTGTTTTTATCGGCGGTTAATTGTTTTTAGTGGCGCAGGCGTCCCGCCTGCGATTGCGATGAGTACACAAATGCGTTTATCCGCGTTCATCTGCTATAGGATGCGGTTAATTATTCTCTAAAATCCTAGGTCATATTTGGCTGCTTCTGCGGCTGCGATTAGTTCTTCTTCTGGCATTTGTTCATAGTCTGGATCGCCGATTTCTGCGTAAAATTGCTCATCATAGGGACGAGTTTGGACTACTACCGGCATCGGGACTGCATGACCTAATATTAATGCTTGTTGTTTAGAATCGAGTTTTGCTAATACTGATTTTAAGCTATTTCCTCCAGACACGCCGGTGAAAATTGCGTCAATGTCTTTATTATCATTTAATAATGCTGTGATCCGTGTTCCAATTTGCGACATTACTTCGTTATCAATTCCTGATGGACGTTGATCGACAATTAACAGCGTTACAAAATACTTTCGCATTTCTCTGGCAATTGTGCCAAAAATTGTAGACCTCACACAAGCTGGATCTAAAAAACGGTGTGCTTCTTCAATCGTAATTACTAGCTGTCGGGGCCGGTCATTGATGCTTTTTGTTTGCAAATATAACTCTGATTTCTTGACATAGCTTTCATGGATGCGCCGCGAAATCATGTTTGTTGCCAACATATAAGAAAGCATATTTGACTGGGTGCCAAATTCGATAATAACGTGCTTTCCTGCACTCAAACTTTGTAAGATTTTATCAATATAATTAGTCTTGCAAGAAGGCTGTAAATATTTGAGTTCATTCAACTTCATTAATTTGCGTTGCAACGCCATGATTGAGGATTTATTCCCGCGTTTCTCTTCGCAAAAAATCTGGATTTCTTCATTTTCCATTGCCAAAAGTTGATTAATCCAAGATGACTGAAATTCAGCCCGCAAAATCCGGGCATTTTCTATCGCCGCATCGGAAATATTTAACTCGCGTTGCACTAATTCCACATCTTCAACGTCAATATGATCGTAGCTGAGATACAATTCTTGAGCATCTCTGACACCCCGCCGGCGTGTTGATTCTGGATCAAGGGTATAAATTTCTACCAAACTTGGAAATAATTGTCGCAAACCTTTAACTGTACTGCCTTGTTTTGCTTCTGTCATAGCTTCCCAGCCATACTCAGAGTGCATATCAAAAATTAAATTTACCGCCGCTTGTTTGCGAATTACACCCGAAAGTAAAAGGCGAGTTAAAAAAGATTTGCCGGTGCCAGATTTGCCAAAAACGCCATTACTACGCTCTACAAATCGGTTTAAATCTATGCACACCGGCACGTCCATGTCAAGCGGTTGACCGATGGCAAAGTTTTTACGCAGGGGGTCATCTTCCCAGCCAAAAACACACCTAAAATCGCGCTCTGTGGCATCAAAAACCTGGGAAAAATGGCTGGGAATTGTTTTCACCGGCATTAACTCCATTTGTTCACTACTCGCGGCTTTATAGGAAGCCAAAGCAGAAGAATTTTGCCCAGATTTCTTTTTGGATTTTTTGCTTTCTGTTTCTAAAATCGTGCTAGGACTCCAGCCATTATCTGCAACTTCTGGAGTCAGCATCAGCATCGGTGAAAGTTCAATGGTGCCATAGGTGCCGCTTCCTGCTAAAACGGCTTGCAAAAAATCATCTTCCGGCAAAGGTGGGTTTGCCATAATTCGCGGACTTGATGTGCCTAAAGAAACATCCGTCAGCATACAAAAAAAGTGCGAACGCACGCCGCGAACTACCAAAAATTTACCGACGCGCATATCTTCGACGGAAACATCCGGGTGAAGGCGTACTTCTAACCCTTCACTTAACGAGCCTTGAATTACTGAGCCTAACGGCTTGTCTGCACTCATGCCACACTTTATAAACTCTTTTGATCATCTTAAGATGATTTTTGCATCAACAGCAAAAATTACTTAAGGCTAAAGCTTGCAAAGGAGGTTCCCAGGTAGAAACCCAGGAACCAAAAATATCTAGGCTGCGGGACTTAGACACCGGCCCAGAAAAGGTTTTTTAGCAATTTTCCGGGGTTAACCCCAGTATTTTTGTCAAAAAACCCGCTTTCTAACATCGCTTAATTCCTAGAAAAGAGAATTAATCGATTTGAATTGAGGTCGGTCTGCTGCTTGACGAAGAGGTAGTTGTGGGAATTAGCGGTTGCCTGTATTCTGCATACAACCGATCTCGCCAGTTGAAAAAGATTTCATAGTCTGGGTTATCCGCAATTCCGGCAACGCCTTTGCCGCGCAGGGTTTCCGGTAAGTCTAAATACGGGCCGGTGGGGAATTTTAACAAGATTGACAAACCGGCCACTGCAAAATCAGCCACCGTTGGGGTATTTCCCAGCAAATAGGGGACTTCTTTGAGGATCGTGCAAAGTGCCTCCAAACTTTGTTTGATGCTGTCGGTGGCGCTGCTAACCGCTTCTGGGGTTGCGCCGAGTCCGATACCCAGGGTTTTGAGGATATCCGAGGGGACTGCTTCGACCAAGTTTTTCAGAAAATCTGGTGTCGCGGCGGGGAGTAAGGCGCTGCGGAAACGTTGGTCTTGGCTGAGGCCGCTAAATAAAACTTTGCGGCTTTTTTGTCCGATGGATTCGTCGGCCCATTCTTCTAAAATTGTGGTGAGTGCTCGCTCTTTGGCATCGCTGGGATAGAGGGGCCGGTCGGGATATTGCTGGTCTAGGTATTGGGCGATGGCGGTGGAGTCGGCAATAACGATGTTTCCATCTTTGAGCACGGGCAGTTGCCGCTGGCCGCTCAGCCGGTAGACTTCCAATTGTCCTACGCCTGGGGTAACTTCGATTTTTCGGTATTGCAAACCTTTGTAGTCAAGGATCAGCCGGACTTTTTCGCTGTAGTGCGACAGTTCAAATTGATAAAGTTCTAACACTGTGGTTCTCCTGTGAGGGGTTTGTCCCCTTCTGATTAGTTGAAGTGTGTCATATTGTTTAATATATCTTTACAATCTCTTCACACAACCAGGAGATCACCCCAGTGAAAAATCAAAATTTGCTTAGCTTTGGCAAAAAAGTTGCGGCTGCTGTAACGGTAGCAGGCACAATGATGTTGCTGAGTGTGCCGGCGGATGCTAAAAATTGCGACAGCCACAGCGCTGATAAAGCACCAAGTGCCGGTGAGACTCAACCTGTGGCCGGTGGGCCTTCGGGGGCAACTCAGCCATCCAATATTGTCCAAATTGCCAGCCGCAATGCTTCTTTTAGTACGCTGACTCGTGCTGTGAAAGCTGCCGGTTTGGTGGATACGCTTTCTGGCCAAGGCCCGTTTACGGTTTTTGCTCCCACTGATGCTGCTTTTGCGGATTTAGAAAGACAAGCACCCGGAACTTTGGAGACGCTTCTTAAACCCGAAAATAAGGCTAAATTGGTTCAAATTTTGACTTATCATGTTGTGCCTGGTTCTGTGAAGTCTACTCAGCTTAAGGCCGGTAATGTCAAAACTGTTGAGGGTAGCGCGGTGGCTGTTAACCTTGATGGCGGTAAGGTGATGGTTAATCAAGCCAACGTTATCTCTGCGGATCTCGAAGCAAGCAATGGCGTTATTCACGTTATTGATAAGGTGATTTTGCCTCCTAACCTTTAGGGCTGAGTTAAGAAGAATTTAAGCGATTTTAATCTACCCCGGTTTCTGGCTGGAAGCCGGGTTTTTAACGTCGGCTCTGGGATTCGACATCTCAGCAATGGCAATGGTACACTGACATAAAGGTTTTAGTTGGGTTTTTTCATAAGCACAAATTCACAAAGACAATGCTTTTTATTGAGCTTTGCAGCTAAGGGAAAACAATAATGATTATCAAAAATCGGAAAAATAAGTTTAAAAATTTGGGATGTGTGATGGCAATTTTGGCCGGTGCTTTGGTGGGGGGGCCAGTTGAAGCACAATATTATTACGGGCCGAGTATTTTTAGCCCGGTTGTTTATTCGCCGACTCGCGGGACGTTGTTGGCTCAACTCAAGCAAATGGATTGCAAGAATTTGGTTTCTGTGTTAGAAAAAGCTCCGAAGGAATTGGTAGATCGCATCAATAAAGGCGAAGCTCTGACTATTATTGCTCCCACAGATGCGGCTTTTGCAGAATTTGGCTCTGAGCAAATTGAAGAGTTAATGAAACCGGAAAATAAAGATAAGTTGGTGGAGTTTTTGTCTTATCATTTGGTGGCCGGTCAAATCTCTGAAGCGGATATTAAGGCGGGGGAAATTAAAACGCTTTCTGGTGTGCCGGTTCGCTTAGAGGCGGAGGCGACTTCCCAAGAATTTAAGATTAATGATGCAAAATTGGCCGATCAGCCGCTTCTGCTCAAAAATTCCGAGAATAGTGATGTGGTTGTGGTAATTGTTGATAAAGTGCTTGTACCACCGGCAAGGCAATCAAAATAATTTTAAGGGCGGGTAAGTTTTCTGCAATTACGAGGAAAACATCAAGGCTCTGGAACTTAAATTTAAGGAAAAGCGTCTTGTTGATTTTAAATGTTTGATAATTTCTCCCAAACATATCCGAGGTATTTATGCAGGCCAGATATAAAAATTTAATGCTCAAAGTTGCTGGCTTTGTGGGAGTTGTGGCGGTGAGTCTGGCAAATAGCGGGGCGGTGCTGGCTCAGTATTATTATGGGCCGAGTTTTTTTAGTCCGGGGGCTTATTATCCTGCAAGAGCAGGTTCTTTGATTGGGCAGTTAAAACAGTTGGGTTTTAGTAGGTTGGCACGAGTTTTAGAGGGTTCTCCAGAGTTAGTTAATACGCTGAACCAAGGCGGGCCATTTACTATTTTTGCACCCACTGACGAAGCGTTTGATGCTCTGCCGGCCGGCACTTTAGAGCAGTTAATGAAAGATAAACCGCAATTAGCAAAAGTTTTGTCTTATCATTTGGTGCCAGGAAAAGTCACAGAAGCCGATATCCAAGCGGGACAGGTGAAAACTTTGGAAGGTAATGTAGTGAATTTGGGCGTGAATGCGGCAACAAACCAAATTACTTTGAATAATGCGAAGCCGGTGGATGATTGTTTTAATATCAAAAACCGCAGCGATAATACGATTACTTTTGTGGTAATTGATAAGGTTTTGTTGCCCCCACAACGTTAAGATATAGGCGGGGGAAAGCCTAGCAAAGATTTGGTTTTTTCCCCCCGCCGCTTAACGAAAAATCTCAGGAACTCTCCGCATAGCTTCCTTCATTCCTTCACTTAACCGGCCCAATTTTTCTGAAGCTTCCACAATCCGATCTCCCTCAACGTGCAATTCGGAAGAGGGATAATTTTCGATTATTTCTAAGAGCGAAACTTGATTATCTTCGCTTGCAGAAAGCACAATTGCCGAGCGCAAAGCGACGCGGTTTGCAGTGGTTGTGGGGGGATGAATGACTACAGAAATTTGATCGAGGAGTACCCCTCCCAAGGGATGATTGAGGGCTTTATCTGCAAATAATAAATCCACCGGCACTTGTCTTGTTAGTGCTTTGCGTGTTTGTTCGCTATCTCTTTGGGAGACACGCAAAACATCTTCCAAGGCGGGGGAAACTTCGCCGGTTTCGGCAAAATTTTGCAAGTCTTGCAGGGGGATAGATGCCTGATGAATGCCGGCATTAATCACTACTTTTTCGGCTGCGTTTGCCTGCAATATTCCTCCACCCAAACCAACAAAAAAGCTGGGGAGGACAAGAAAACAAAATGTATGTAATTTGGATAACTTCATGGTTGCGATTCGTGGTTAGGGGTTGGGTATTGGAGACTGGGAAAATAGGTTTTTTGTTTCTACATTAATTTTATGTTTGTTTGGTGATTTTAACCTCTAACCAATGGCTAATATCTCCTCTGGCTGGGGCAACCACACAAGTTTTTTTCCCTATCAGAAGGGGGGGATTTTGAGTATTGACAAATGTGGGGGCTGT is part of the Ancylothrix sp. D3o genome and harbors:
- a CDS encoding ATP-binding protein; translated protein: MSADKPLGSVIQGSLSEGLEVRLHPDVSVEDMRVGKFLVVRGVRSHFFCMLTDVSLGTSSPRIMANPPLPEDDFLQAVLAGSGTYGTIELSPMLMLTPEVADNGWSPSTILETESKKSKKKSGQNSSALASYKAASSEQMELMPVKTIPSHFSQVFDATERDFRCVFGWEDDPLRKNFAIGQPLDMDVPVCIDLNRFVERSNGVFGKSGTGKSFLTRLLLSGVIRKQAAVNLIFDMHSEYGWEAMTEAKQGSTVKGLRQLFPSLVEIYTLDPESTRRRGVRDAQELYLSYDHIDVEDVELVQRELNISDAAIENARILRAEFQSSWINQLLAMENEEIQIFCEEKRGNKSSIMALQRKLMKLNELKYLQPSCKTNYIDKILQSLSAGKHVIIEFGTQSNMLSYMLATNMISRRIHESYVKKSELYLQTKSINDRPRQLVITIEEAHRFLDPACVRSTIFGTIAREMRKYFVTLLIVDQRPSGIDNEVMSQIGTRITALLNDNKDIDAIFTGVSGGNSLKSVLAKLDSKQQALILGHAVPMPVVVQTRPYDEQFYAEIGDPDYEQMPEEELIAAAEAAKYDLGF
- a CDS encoding glutathione S-transferase family protein, with protein sequence MLELYQFELSHYSEKVRLILDYKGLQYRKIEVTPGVGQLEVYRLSGQRQLPVLKDGNIVIADSTAIAQYLDQQYPDRPLYPSDAKERALTTILEEWADESIGQKSRKVLFSGLSQDQRFRSALLPAATPDFLKNLVEAVPSDILKTLGIGLGATPEAVSSATDSIKQSLEALCTILKEVPYLLGNTPTVADFAVAGLSILLKFPTGPYLDLPETLRGKGVAGIADNPDYEIFFNWRDRLYAEYRQPLIPTTTSSSSSRPTSIQID
- a CDS encoding fasciclin domain-containing protein; its protein translation is MKNQNLLSFGKKVAAAVTVAGTMMLLSVPADAKNCDSHSADKAPSAGETQPVAGGPSGATQPSNIVQIASRNASFSTLTRAVKAAGLVDTLSGQGPFTVFAPTDAAFADLERQAPGTLETLLKPENKAKLVQILTYHVVPGSVKSTQLKAGNVKTVEGSAVAVNLDGGKVMVNQANVISADLEASNGVIHVIDKVILPPNL
- a CDS encoding fasciclin domain-containing protein, encoding MIIKNRKNKFKNLGCVMAILAGALVGGPVEAQYYYGPSIFSPVVYSPTRGTLLAQLKQMDCKNLVSVLEKAPKELVDRINKGEALTIIAPTDAAFAEFGSEQIEELMKPENKDKLVEFLSYHLVAGQISEADIKAGEIKTLSGVPVRLEAEATSQEFKINDAKLADQPLLLKNSENSDVVVVIVDKVLVPPARQSK
- a CDS encoding fasciclin domain-containing protein, whose amino-acid sequence is MQARYKNLMLKVAGFVGVVAVSLANSGAVLAQYYYGPSFFSPGAYYPARAGSLIGQLKQLGFSRLARVLEGSPELVNTLNQGGPFTIFAPTDEAFDALPAGTLEQLMKDKPQLAKVLSYHLVPGKVTEADIQAGQVKTLEGNVVNLGVNAATNQITLNNAKPVDDCFNIKNRSDNTITFVVIDKVLLPPQR
- a CDS encoding alpha/beta hydrolase; this translates as MKLSKLHTFCFLVLPSFFVGLGGGILQANAAEKVVINAGIHQASIPLQDLQNFAETGEVSPALEDVLRVSQRDSEQTRKALTRQVPVDLLFADKALNHPLGGVLLDQISVVIHPPTTTANRVALRSAIVLSASEDNQVSLLEIIENYPSSELHVEGDRIVEASEKLGRLSEGMKEAMRRVPEIFR